The nucleotide window TGTATAAGCTTTCCACGCCTCCGTTGGCTCCATCACCCGAACGTACTTTAACAACGCCGAACTGCGCTAAATTGCGTCTGAACTCTCCTAAGTCTTGGCCGTCATAATTATGCAATATCAGGATTGTATTGCGTGAATCTTCCTCCATGTTGTTTTCAAACGTGCTAAGCATTTTGTTGATGCCGTCCTGTAGTGATTTCACACGCTTAATTAACGGTATCTCGACACTATTAAATTTAACAGGAATAAGGGGCACTCTCCGCCAGTTAGCACCTTTCATTTCCTCTCCATCACTAATAATGATATATGGAGATACATCAGGCTTAGTCACGTCTTTATACAGCTTGCCGTTAATAAACTCATAATGTTCAACACCGTGTGTGGTGAATACGTCTACCTTTTCCTGCACTTCTTCTTTATCACCTGTATAAACTAATTCCTCATACAATCTGATAGCAAAGTTTAAAACAGTGCGGTCACTATCATGCCAGTACGGTATGATTTCCCACGGCCTGAAACGTTTGATGTTAAAATTGCCATATTCATCATAATGGGGGTATAGCCAGCCAATGCCACCGTTAAACACATCGAGCCCCACGTTACGTAAAGTACGGTGAAAACGCTTGTTGAGTATCGTTTGTAGCTTTTTAACATAATCATCTTTTTCACTTTCAATCGTTAGCGGCTTGCCGAGTTGGAAGTTAACCTTTTGGTCTACTAACTTAGCGTATTGATTGTCGATGCGCTTATTGTTCGGTAAATTTTCATTTACGATTAAACGTCCACCCTCACCGATAACCTTGCGTTTATGGTGCAAGATGTCGTGTTCGCCCTCATAGTATGCCTCACCTGTCAGCATCCACTTTCGTCTTTCTGATTTCTTAAATTTGTTGATTTCATTTTCAAGCCATTTAACATCGCTTATCTGCTTATTTGCATTCGCAACGATGTTGGCGTTGATAATTTCGGTGTCTGTCACGACACCTTGAAACGGAAAATATGTCACTTTATCACCTCTTGTCTATTCAAAACTGTATAGGCTACCAGCGCCGATTTTTTCAGCGATACCTGTTGTAGCGTCCGGTGCATCATCATGCTTGTTCTTACCTTCTTTTTGGTATTCCGTCATTGCTTTATAATATTCTGGCCATCTATAACGCCAGTCGCTCGGGAAATAAATATGGTCCATTACCCAAGTAGCATTGGATAAAATACGCGCTTTTTTGTTTTTCGATTGGTGAAACGGATTAATGCGCGTTTTATTCGAATTATGATTCGATTTAAGCAAACGTTCAACTGACCTCGCAAAACCTCGACCGCCACCGTTAGATTCAATATCAGCAACATTAACTTTATCCTCATAGAGCATTTTTGCTGTTGCTGGTTCCGTTACCTCCATACCGTCTTTCGTATAAAGCACATCTAGTACATATGCTTCATCGTTAAACGTCACACCATAATTAATGGTACATAAGTAGTCGCTACCTTCGTCTGCTGTATCAGTATAATTCTTGATTTGTTTAAACTGAGGCAGTTCGCCGTCATACGTTTTAAAGGATGTGTACAAACGGCCTTTTTGGTCAATAGGCTCTTGCTGATAGTTAGCTGCTGCTATTTCAGGGCGCATTGCTCTAGTTTTGCTCTCATATGACTTGTGGCTTAATACCTCGTCACAAAGCATTGTTCCATCGTCTTGTAGAGCTTTCATGTTTACATGACGGACTTTCTTACCTTCTTCTTTAAAGTGAATAAGCGCTCGCCCTGCTAAATCTTTTGAGGACCAACGCGTCATAATGATGATGATTTTCCCACCTTCTTCAAGTCGGGAGAGCATGGTATTCGTGAACCATTCCCAATGCTTATCCAAGGTATTTTCATTAAAAGCTTCTTCGGCATTTTTTATTAAATCGTCAATGATAAGTAAAGAAGCCCCAAACCCTGTCGCTGTACCTGTTGGAGAAGTAGCGAGATAGTTGTTGTAACCACCTTCAAGGCTCCATAAATTCATAGCAGCATCACCTTGTTTAATCGTTGTGCTAGGGAATATATCACTATACACAACTGCGTCGGCATCAGCCTTAACTTCCGATATGCCATTTCGAACAGCTTTTGAAAATGTCGTTGAAAGCATTTCGTTGTATGAACCTGTCATTATCTTTTCTTCTTGATTTTGACCAAATACCCATTGAGCAAACATGGAAGCGGAACGTGATTTACCATGACGAGGAGGAACATTAATAATTAATACCTCATCGTCAGATTCATAAAAATCTTGCATTTCGTTACACAGTTCAACTAAGTATTTTCGATTTTCTTTGTAAAACTTAGGTGCTAACAAATGGCAAAAATAAAAGAACTCACGTCTTGCGAGTTCTAATTGGGCTTGTTTTTTCAGCTCTTTTAATTGTTCATCTGTCATTTGTTAATCAACTTCCTTAGTTCCTCTGTTGTGAGGTCTTTCATAGGATTGTTAATATTCATAATGCCACTATGTTCAACCTGTTGCTTATCGCGCCATTCCACAGGTTTACGGTTCTTTAACCAAAAGATTTGAGCAGTTACATCTGGTTGCACCTCTTTTGTGACAACCTTAGTAACTTCTAATCGACCAGAACCATCTTCGACCATCTCTTTTGTTACTTCATCATATTTGTAGCCTAGCGCACGTTTTAATAAGGCATTTTCGACTTGACGGTCAATAACCTCTTTCCCTCTTTTTAAGGCATCACAAATCTCACTATACTTATTTTGCCACTCGTACAAGGTCTTAGCTGTCACGCCTATATTTTGTGCTATTTGCTCATTCGTAAGTCCATCCCTAGCCCATCCTTCAATCTTTATTAATCCTTCTTCTGCGAGCCATTCAGCATATTTACCTTTAGCTCCACCTTTATTTACTTTCCCAATGGCATCACCTCATTGTGCTAATTGCTTGTTTTAGTCATAAGAAAAAGCATCTACAAAGAGATGCTTATAAAAATTAATCAAATTCAGTTAAAACTATATAATTACCACAACCTCTACAGTCTATTCGTAAACTTTCCAGTTTTGAATCGATATTTACATTGTCTTCGATTTCACGATTCAACAAATCTTCAACTTGCTTTTTGTTATCTGCTACTACTAATTTCTCGATGAAATCATCATACAGGCTGGAACTAACATCATGAGATATTTCATTTTCGAACATCCGGAAGTTCCCATCTCTTAATTTTCGTTGTACATAACTTAATTTACCAACTGTTTCTGGTATTAATTCTGTTTCACTATTACAATTCTCACAAATTATTTTAATTTTCATCTTCATTCCTCCTTTAATGACTCTATTCGCCATAGAAGATGAAAATCCTTCATACTTTCAAAACCACACCAAAATTCCGCCCCTAGCCCTCAGCTACTCCATGGCTGTTTGATGCAGTTTTCAAAGCAAAAAGACGCCACCGAAGGTGACGCCTCACGAATTATGTTGTAACAGTATTTTTTGTGGTAAAAATACATTACTTATTATGAAGGACGAAGTTCTTCACAAAAGATAAAGCCGCTCCGTCCTCCCTCCCATTTTAACCTGCGTTTTTTGAGTAAGTCAAAATCGTACGTATTTGTCCGTTTTGTCCGATTTGTCGCAAGATTTCTTTTTTTGATTGGCATACATAATCTTTGGAAGTGGCTAGATGCTCCGCTATCTGTCGATATGTCATGCCATCCAATAAGCAATCATATATCGTTTTTAATCGCTCGTCCTTTAACAGGTCGTAAGCAACCTCTAACGCATATACATAAGATTCTAAGCGCTCTAGCCGCTTTAATTGGCTACGTTCCCTTACATCCATTCGTTCCATTTCTGCCGCTGAACGAATACTGCTGCCCTTTGGCATCGTAGCCTCTAATCCATATTGAGCCACGCCCCATGAACTCATATTACGACTACCACCATACAAAGCTCGCTCTAATCTAGCAATCTCTTTTTTCCACAGCCGATAGTTGTTAATCATATACCCAATATCCATTTGAGTTGTTTGCCCTTTGCCCATGCGCTAGCCCCCATTTATATGTTATAATAGAGTGTGTATAATTTTGCTGAGGTGGCTGGGCGTGTGCTTGGCTGCTTTTTTTATTTACAAAACCGCTTTAATTAGTGCTCCTTCCTTTGGTCATTGTGTTTATTAAGTAAGACTTCCATCTATCAAAACGACGCCTTTCTTGATACCTTCAAATTCCTCAATCAGCTCGCCTACTATGTCATTTTTAGTATCATTTGCAAGCAAGAATTTAAGTAAAGCCTCTGATTTCGAAATTTCGTTAGGCTCACCCTCATTTGTGACACTTTCTATCGAATCGCCTGCAACAGCTTCATAATAGATTTCAAACGCTTGGTCTCTATGACTTTTAGCACTAACTTTTATTTCGCTTGTTTCTCGATGTGTCGCCACCAAACCGTAGTATTCTTGCTTATTAAATTCGAAATATCTTACTGGGCATCCAGCTTCAATGTAATCTTTATTAAAAGTAAACTTAGGTAC belongs to Lysinibacillus louembei and includes:
- a CDS encoding sigma-70 family RNA polymerase sigma factor — encoded protein: MGKGQTTQMDIGYMINNYRLWKKEIARLERALYGGSRNMSSWGVAQYGLEATMPKGSSIRSAAEMERMDVRERSQLKRLERLESYVYALEVAYDLLKDERLKTIYDCLLDGMTYRQIAEHLATSKDYVCQSKKEILRQIGQNGQIRTILTYSKNAG
- a CDS encoding helix-turn-helix domain-containing protein, with product MYEWQNKYSEICDALKRGKEVIDRQVENALLKRALGYKYDEVTKEMVEDGSGRLEVTKVVTKEVQPDVTAQIFWLKNRKPVEWRDKQQVEHSGIMNINNPMKDLTTEELRKLINK
- the terL gene encoding phage terminase large subunit — protein: MTDEQLKELKKQAQLELARREFFYFCHLLAPKFYKENRKYLVELCNEMQDFYESDDEVLIINVPPRHGKSRSASMFAQWVFGQNQEEKIMTGSYNEMLSTTFSKAVRNGISEVKADADAVVYSDIFPSTTIKQGDAAMNLWSLEGGYNNYLATSPTGTATGFGASLLIIDDLIKNAEEAFNENTLDKHWEWFTNTMLSRLEEGGKIIIIMTRWSSKDLAGRALIHFKEEGKKVRHVNMKALQDDGTMLCDEVLSHKSYESKTRAMRPEIAAANYQQEPIDQKGRLYTSFKTYDGELPQFKQIKNYTDTADEGSDYLCTINYGVTFNDEAYVLDVLYTKDGMEVTEPATAKMLYEDKVNVADIESNGGGRGFARSVERLLKSNHNSNKTRINPFHQSKNKKARILSNATWVMDHIYFPSDWRYRWPEYYKAMTEYQKEGKNKHDDAPDATTGIAEKIGAGSLYSFE
- a CDS encoding phage portal protein, encoding MTYFPFQGVVTDTEIINANIVANANKQISDVKWLENEINKFKKSERRKWMLTGEAYYEGEHDILHHKRKVIGEGGRLIVNENLPNNKRIDNQYAKLVDQKVNFQLGKPLTIESEKDDYVKKLQTILNKRFHRTLRNVGLDVFNGGIGWLYPHYDEYGNFNIKRFRPWEIIPYWHDSDRTVLNFAIRLYEELVYTGDKEEVQEKVDVFTTHGVEHYEFINGKLYKDVTKPDVSPYIIISDGEEMKGANWRRVPLIPVKFNSVEIPLIKRVKSLQDGINKMLSTFENNMEEDSRNTILILHNYDGQDLGEFRRNLAQFGVVKVRSGDGANGGVESLYIEVNAENYKSILALFKKALIENGRGYDAKDERMSNNPNQMNIQSMYADIELDANGFEVELQASFEELLWFIDMHLANTKQGDFEDEHVNIIFNRDMLINEKEVVEILEKSPYLSIETKIAQHPYTKDVELELKRLEKERQQYFNEMDNYETTFQQRRGDNSD